One window of the Populus trichocarpa isolate Nisqually-1 chromosome 9, P.trichocarpa_v4.1, whole genome shotgun sequence genome contains the following:
- the LOC7489325 gene encoding outer envelope protein 39, chloroplastic — translation MGAQKSIHAGKAKIDVNVDFTHKLCASLMLPSLRNTGSPLSLIIGSLCIKHPNLFGGSEKLDVSWDKGLSDSNVSITYRRPRPEWLCQKCFVIQHSFSPEIGVHGTPIDNFSRSGSGDVNLSRLSVGLDRNEPASSDWSSSTSIKFEHVQLVNDDGRSITRDIDGFPVTCSGSPHDSMLVLKQESQCAKANDHSFSRFSMQIEQGIPILSKWLIFNKFKFTATKGVKLGPAFLLASLTGGSIVGDMAPYQAFAIGGLGSVRGYGEGAVGSGRSCLVGNSELTFPLSKMLEGAFFVDCGTDLGSGRLVPGNPAMRQGKPGSGVGLGYGLRFKSPAGHFQVDYAINSFQQKTVYFGISNLI, via the exons ATGGGAGCTCAAAAGAGCATCCATGCTGGCAAAG CCAAGATTGATGTGAATGTTGATTTTACTCACAAGCTATGTGCTTCTTTGATGCTTCCTTCTCTAAG GAACACTGGAAGTCCTCTTTCTCTGATAATTGGGAG TCTTTGCATCAAACACCCGAATTTATTTGGTGGAAGTGAGAAGCTTGATGTATCATGGGATAAGGGGCTCTCTGATTCAAATGTCTCAATAACTTATAGAAGGCCAAGACCTGAGTGGCTTTGTcaaaaatgttttgttattCAG CATTCCTTTTCACCTGAAATTGGGGTCCATGGTACACCAATCGACAATTTCTCTCGTTCAGGGAGTGGAGATGTAAATTTGTCTCGTTTATCAGTTGGTTTGGATCGAAATGAGCCTGCAAGCTCTGACTGGAGCAGCAGCACCAGTATCAAATTTGAG CATGTCCAACTAGTGAATGATGATGGACGCTCTATAACCAGGGACATTGATGGGTTCCCAGTGACATGCAG TGGCAGTCCCCATGACAGTATGCTAGTTTTGAAGCAAGAGTCTCAGTGTGCAAAGGCAAATGATCACAGTTTTTCTCGG TTTAGTATGCAAATTGAACAAGGGATTCCTATTCTATCAAAGTGGCTAATCTTCAACAAGTTCAAATTTACTGCTACAAAAGGAGTCAAACTTGGACCAGCATTTTTATTGGCAAG CCTGACAGGTGGTTCCATTGTAGGAGACATGGCTCCTTACCAAGCATTTGCAATTGGAGGGCTTGGTAGTGTGCGAGGATATGGTGAGGGTGCTGTTGGATCCGGAAGATCATGTCTGGTTGGAAATAGTGAATTGACATTTCCTCTG AGTAAGATGTTGGAAGGTGCTTTTTTCGTGGACTGTGGAACTGATCTGGGATCTGGTCGTCTTGTACCTG GAAATCCAGCAATGAGGCAGGGAAAACCGGGATCCGGAGTTGGGCTTGGATATGGCCTTCGTTTCAAGTCTCCAGCTGGTCATTTTCAGGTTGACTACGCCATCAATTCCTTTCAACAAAAAACTGTCTACTTTGGCATCAGCAACCTAATTTGA
- the LOC7489324 gene encoding glycosyltransferase BC10, which yields MPETSSTNCPNSIKIGPIMFTTQFLLVFSLLLSLPILFLLAPRIFPPHNPSIPISPSDEQDDLYLFRKAAAAAASSSFVTHYPSAHTHFTSKSKKLKIAFLFLTNTDLFFAPLWEQFFKSADKNLFNIYVHADPYSNVTKAKGVFSSQFIPNAKRTYRASPTLISATRRLLATAILDDPTNTFFAVLSQYCIPLHSFKYVYDSLISSKSFDFSSSESGPESTQYNVKIEYKSFVEIISKERRLWKRYVARGRYSMMPEVPFEKFRGGSQFFVITRRHALMVIEDRRLWNKFKQPCNREDECYPEEHYFPTLLSMQDPKGCTKYTLTRVNWTGTRNGHPYTYKASEISPVLIQELRKSNYSSSYLFARKFEPNCLKPLMKIADEVIFQD from the coding sequence ATGCCAGaaacatcatcaacaaattGTCCAAATTCCATCAAAATTGGACCTATAATGTTCACAACACAATTTCTCCtagttttttctcttcttttatcaCTTCCTATCCTTTTCCTCTTAGCCCCAAGAATTTTTCCTCCTCATAACCCTTCCATCCCCATCTCCCCTTCCGATGAACAAGACGACCTCTACCTCTTCCGCAaagccgccgccgccgccgcctcctcctccttcgTCACCCACTACCCTTCCGCCCATACCCATTTCACCTCCAAatcaaaaaaacttaaaatagctttccttttcttgacCAATACAGATCTCTTTTTCGCTCCTTTATGGGAACAATTCTTCAAATCCGCCGACAAAAACCTCTTCAACATTTACGTTCACGCCGATCCTTATTCCAATGTTACAAAAGCCAAAGGGGTTTTTAGTTCCCAGTTCATTCCGAACGCGAAACGGACTTATCGCGCCTCCCCAACCTTGATCTCTGCCACTCGCCGCCTCCTGGCCACTGCCATCCTCGACGACCCAACCAACACATTCTTCGCCGTCCTCTCCCAGTACTGCATCCCTCTCCATTCCTTCAAATACGTCTACGATTCCTTAATTTCTTCTAAATCTTTCGATTTTTCTTCCTCCGAGTCGGGACCTGAGTCGACTCAGTATAATGTGAAAATCGAGTACAAGAGTTTCGTCGAGATTATATCGAAGGAGCGGCGGTTATGGAAAAGATATGTGGCTAGAGGGAGGTATTCAATGATGCCAGAGGTGCCCTTTGAGAAATTCCGTGGTGGGTCTCAGTTTTTTGTTATCACGCGCCGACACGCGCTCATGGTGATTGAGGATCGGAGGCTGTGGAACAAGTTCAAGCAGCCGTGTAATCGAGAAGATGAATGTTACCCAGAAGAACATTATTTTCCTACGTTATTGTCAATGCAGGATCCAAAAGGGTGTACTAAGTATACATTAACAAGGGTTAATTGGACAGGAACCCGTAACGGGCATCCTTATACTTATAAGGCTAGTGAGATATCTCCGGTTTTGATTCAGGAGCTGAGAAAATCGAATTATTCGAGTTCGTATTTGTTTGCTCGGAAATTCGAACCGAATTGTTTGAAACCTTTGATGAAAATTGCTGATGAAGTCATTTTCCAGGACTAA
- the LOC7491114 gene encoding BEL1-like homeodomain protein 1, protein MATYFHGSSEIQAAAAPSDGIQTLYLMNPNYLSSYSDSTQQQHQQQPPNMIFFNPSSSTAASNNGLHTGNLPHGPPQNHHFVGIPLAAPSSNITSLTPDSHSRPSLHGVVPSHVHYNIWGSIDQNSVATACESSAANDVVSPQVGFRRPVAVSPGRQGLSLSLSSQQAPTPPTPYNRAIGNKHHEIQALHPHVSVVSSGDEIRVSGNSPSSVSAVSNGVSGLQNMVLGSRYLRATQELLDEAVNVGKDLIKSGLIEGSSKEKMKMTKESITGDGSSGGEAYAANRGAELTTAHRQELQMKKGKLVNMLDEVEQRYRQYHHQMQVVVSSFEQASGFGAAKSYTALALQTISKQFRSLKDTISSQIRAASKSLGEEDCIGAKVEGSRLRYVDHQLRQQRALQQLGMVQHNAWRPQRGLPERAVSVLRAWLFEHFLHPYPKDSDKHMLAKQTGLTRSQVSNWFINARVRLWKPMVEEMYAEEIKEQEKTGSEENANKNENKESRSHSSAPGESSTLQMDQRKGVLHSKQPEKPRNQNASPPRFSYPAISMSPMGAPLQQQAGFTLIGPAEMAGAISHRSSKKPSSHDMQNSPSSILSMDMDVKQGETSREISANFGGERLIKDGYPLITSSGGFGAYPMGDLGRFNLEQMAPRFSGNSVSLSLGLPHCENLSLSGTQQNYHSNQNINQLGGRRLEIGSGTEPDFSGINTSQNSHSSTGFESIEMQNRKRFPAQLLPDFVA, encoded by the exons ATGGCAACGTACTTTCATGGAAGCTCAGAAATCCAAGCAGCAGCTGCACCATCTGATGGGATCCAGACACTTTATCTTATGAACCCTAACTACCTCTCTTCTTACTCTGACTCGACTCAACAGCAGCACCAACAACAGCCCCCTAACATGATCTTCTTTAACCCCAGTAGTAGTACTGCCGCTTCCAATAATGGCCTTCACACCGGAAACCTTCCTCATGGCCCCCCGCAGAACCACCACTTTGTCGGCATCCCACTTGCTGCACCCTCCTCCAATATCACTTCTCTTACTCCAGACAGTCACAGCCGTCCGTCCCTACATGGGGTTGTCCCTAGTCATGTTCACTATAACATTTGGGGTTCAATAGATCAGAATTCGGTCGCAACAGCCTGCGAGTCCAGTGCGGCCAATGATGTCGTGTCGCCGCAGGTGGGTTTTCGGAGGCCGGTGGCGGTGTCTCCTGGAAGGCAAGGGTTATCTCTAAGCCTTTCGTCTCAGCAAGCACCGACACCACCGACACCGTATAATAGGGCTATAGGCAATAAACATCATGAGATTCAAGCATTGCATCCTCATGTTTCGGTTGTGTCTTCAGGTGATGAAATCAGAGTTTCTGGGAACTCTCCGTCGTCTGTTTCGGCAGTGTCGAATGGGGTTTCCGGTTTGCAAAACATGGTTTTGGGATCCAGGTACCTGAGAGCTACACAGGAGTTGCTTGATGAAGCTGTTAATGTTGGAAAAGACCTAATAAAGAGTGGCTTGATAGAAGGGAGTTCTaaagagaagatgaagatgactAAAGAATCTATAACTGGAGATGGATCTAGTGGTGGTGAAGCTTATGCTGCTAATCGTGGAGCTGAGCTGACGACAGCCCATAGGCAGGAGCTGCAAATGAAGAAGGGAAAGCTTGTAAACATGCTCGACGAG GTGGAACAAAGATACAGGCAATACCACCACCAAATGCAAGTAGTAGTTTCCTCGTTCGAGCAAGCATCAGGATTTGGTGCAGCGAAATCATACACTGCCCTGGCATTACAGACTATCTCAAAGCAATTCAGGAGTCTTAAAGACACAATTTCTTCGCAAATCAGAGCCGCAAGCAAGAGTTTGGGTGAAGAGGATTGCATAGGAGCAAAGGTTGAAGGTTCAAGACTAAGGTACGTGGATCATCAGCTTCGACAACAGCGAGCACTACAACAATTGGGAATGGTCCAACATAATGCTTGGAGACCCCAGAGAGGATTGCCGGAACGTGCTGTTTCCGTTCTTCGCGCCTGGCTCTTTGAGCACTTCCTTCACCC ATATCCCAAAGATTCTGATAAGCACATGCTTGCAAAACAAACAGGGCTTACTAGGAGCCAG GTGTCTAATTGGTTTATAAATGCTCGGGTTCGGCTGTGGAAGCCAATGGTTGAGGAAATGTACGCCGAGGAAATCAAGGAGCAAGAGAAAACTGGTTCTGAGgagaatgcaaataaaaatgagaacaaGGAGTCGAGGTCTCATTCTAGCGCACCAGGAGAGAGCAGTACACTTCAAATGGATCAACGTAAGGGAGTACTTCACTCGAAACAACCCGAAAAACCCAGGAACCAGAATGCTTCTCCTCCAAGATTTTCATACCCCGCAATCTCAATGTCTCCCATGGGAGCACCCCTTCAACAGCAAGCTGGTTTTACCCTTATTGGACCAGCTGAAATGGCAGGCGCCATTTCTCATAGAAGCTCAAAGAAACCGAGTAGTCATGACATGCAGAATTCTCCAAGCAGTATCCTCTCCATGGACATGGACGTGAAACAAGGTGAGACAAGTAGGGAAATCAGTGCGAATTTTGGTGGTGAAAGGTTAATCAAGGATGGCTATCCTTTAATAACTAGCAGTGGTGGATTTGGAGCATATCCAATGGGAGATCTTGGGAGGTTTAACCTTGAGCAGATGGCACCAAGATTTAGTGGAAACAGTGTTTCCCTTAGTCTTGGTCTACCACATTGTGAGAACCTTTCTCTTTCAGGAACTCAACAAAACTACCACTCGAACCAGAACATTAATCAGCTCGGTGGAAGAAGACTAGAAATTGGAAGCGGTACTGAACCTGACTTTTCTGGGATTAACACCTCACAAAATTCTCACTCCAGCACTGGTTTTGAGAGCATTGAAATGCAAAACAGAAAGAGGTTTCCTGCACAATTATTGCCAGATTTTGTGGCCTGA